The Vigna angularis cultivar LongXiaoDou No.4 chromosome 6, ASM1680809v1, whole genome shotgun sequence genome contains the following window.
ACTTCTGCAAGTAGATACTTCCATCTATGTCAAATACATGGTTGCGGCTATCAGCTATTTCATCAGAAGGTCGAGTTTCTGACTGATTGCGGGTATTTACAAATCCTGTAATTAGTGGACCTCCCCAGTAATTAACAGCTAAAGTTTGGAGGACAATGTCACCATGTGGTGCATTCTGTAAATATGAGAACTGAACTAGTTTGGTGGGATTGTCAAGCAACTTCCGCAAATATTGAAGGGCTTGGAGTCTAGCAATACCATTAATAGCAGAGCTTGTTGCCCTATCACTTCCTTTGCGAGCTCCATATACATTAAAAAGTGACTCATCATACTCATCAGGTCCATACTCACGTATAAACCTGTGTAGAGTGATGACTTCATTTATAAGTGCATGCCAAACATCCCTCCTCATCTCACCTCCTAAATCAATGAATTCCAGCACCCACCTATTCAATCGAAGTaagaatataaaagaaacagaaaatacAGTATTTTAAAACGAGCAGAAAAGCACTGGTGAAAGCGGAGGACAAAACTGTGGTACttgagttattttatttatgagaaAATGGAGATAAGCTGAAGGAGAGTACGATATTCTCCATAACTTTTATCACCTGAGTCTTTAGAATGTTTAGTTGGACTTCATCTTTTTTACCAAGACATATTTTTCTGATAAAGCTGAGTTCTATTTACCCAGACTCATTagaactaataaaaaaaatgctggAAGAAGCTTACTCACTTTGTCTCTGAGCCAGAGGAAACAGAAACAGCAGAGTCAAAAAGTGAAGACCCTAACGGCCCAACCTTTGCCTTCTCTACTTGTAAACCATTAGTTGTAAGATCCAATCTCATGGCTCTCTTCTCCCCCAGTATGCTAACTGTCTGGAACATATAGATTTGAAAAGAACAATCAAACAAGATGgtgattacttttttttattatacaaacTCTTTGATCAATAATCAATCATTGATTCAACTTTCACACACATTAGCAAGCAAACAAACCATTCAGTTTTCATTCACTGTCAATCTTATTTTAGCATGATCTATAGTGAACAGTTTCTAATGGTTAACTGTCTTAATAATTTCTCAAAGATCAATCACTAACAAAAAACAACTAAACTACAAAAGTGCCATATAAGGTGAGTTTTGCACTCATTTTTACTATAATTTGATCATATCTAAGTTACTGTGGGATCTTTAATGCAACCTTTACTACTGTAGCATGTAGTCACTATTATGTAAAGTCTAGGcctaaaaactaataaaattgtTTGTGTTGGTTCCTAAAATATTCAATTCTTCATATGGGCAATTAGAAACTCATTCTGCTTGAAGTTGATGCTTTTGACTCTGCACAGGTAGATTTTCAATTTCTCCATATAGGGGGAAAACTAAGATGTGATAAGTCAAGGAGATCTCAAAATAAGCGTGCTAGACATATGATTTGATCAAATTAAATATGgagatatgatatgatttgaaAGGGAAATATTTGATATTGCCTACTCTTAGATGTTTTTGATTTTGTTCCTTATAATTATAtctcttcattataaataagaatactCTTGTGTACCCAATAtacacaaaattaattatatccCTTCTTGGTACAATCCTCCGTGACCTGTTTTGACACTAATCCTCTCAACAAAGAGATTACGTGATTTGATAGAGATTGGAAATTATGGGCCTAAAGTTGTAACAAGtcaaatgtatttttttgtttttataggCTTAAGCGTTTAATTCTGTTCCAGAAATCCAATCTTGGTGTTGTAAcaccaacaaacaacaaagcaatcaaatacattataatttctaatcaaattacAACCATAAATCATGTTTATACATACTAAAGACAATATAAAGAAGAAATACAGAATATAAAGGGTAGTAGTTGTGCTTTCCACAGAGAAATCTGCAGATCCTTTTGTATTGCTATAGGTAAAGTCCCAAAACTTATGATATAGTATACTTCATCAGTGTTAAGGttcagagaaaagaaaaaacaatatctGAATTTGAGTAAATTTGTTTTAGACAAGATACAAAAAGATGAGAGATCAGCTATATATAGCTCCGTAACATTTAACAGACTGTAATAAATATCAAACCACCTAAGAACTGAAAATCTAACGGGATTGTTACAGAATATAACTAAGTATAAAACTGTTCAATTATCACAGAGCATATACTACTGACtgtttaacatattaaaatactaCTATAATAATAACCATAGTATAGAATCATAAAATACCTCAAAATAGATTGCTTTATCTGTTAGAGTAAGTTTGCCAGGCCAGGCCATATTATTCTCCCATTTCAAAACAGGTCGCTTACTGTTGGAACTAGTACATAAAATTCTCTCCTGAGACAGTTGAGGAAACTCTGGAATCTGATGCGATATCTGTTTTTGACGCACTCTACAATAATATCAGTACAATTTTAGCACAAAAAAGTTGTCATAAAGAGAATGTTTAGAAGTTCTGAGTAGCAAATTAGAaaattcaagagaaaataagAGAGGAGTCGTCTGAAGCAATGACATTATAAACAGAAAGTTcaaaaaagtgaataaaagatGAAACAAATAATCAttcatcattttatttttatgaaattatgacAATTAAGAGGATCTTTTCACAAAAAATCTTAATTCCTTCATCATGcaaaaatgaaatttcattctttcatgCATTAATTATCTAGATAAAATGAGAATACCTAGTGCATTAGAAGAATTTGAGATTTGTAAATTGGAAAACCGTTACACATCATTTATATTTCATCAACTTGGAAGTCAAAAACACATGTTGCTTGGATGTCTTCTAAGATTATCACATCATTGACAAAATGATGACTAACAACTCACTTGATAAACTCATTAATGTAATTCAGCCATGAGGTCACAGAAATGCCCTCTTGATTGCCAGCAAGAGCCTTGAAAAGATTGTGCACTGTGGGATGGTCAACCACACCAGAGATTGCAGGAGCAATACGAATAAAAGCCTCCTCAGTGACAAGTTTATTCTGCTAAGCCcacaaaaaattacatatatgaAGTGATCTCTCAAaatcataaagaaaaataacataatgcAATTGTAAAGAAGAAAATAGCTAGAAATCCTTGAACCAAAATATCTCCCAGCTTCAATGTTCTATTATGATATCATTGATTTAATTCATGAGAATGATGAAATAACTTTTCCCTAGATTATCATTCACAAGATGAACACATATTTCTTGTGCAACATGGTAGatactttatatttaaaagtataatactTTCTAGCTGGTCATCAACATCACCCTTAGAAGTTCAAACATTGTGGTACCGTGCAACAGGCCAATTAGTGGGAGAATTCCTGACAAAAAGCTATCACTCTTCTCATATCTCCCATATGCAATCACCAGCAGATTCAATGCTGGTAGGGCGCCTGAATCACATTAACTAAAGGAAAGAACTGAACCTGTAAAGAAGTCTTCTCTGCATTGCTGGAAAGGTTATCGGTATAAGGATTGTCCCAGGCAACCATGGTTATGAATATCAACCTCTGGAATGCAGGGTCCTACAAACACATCCAAAAGCAATAAACATTGCATTTTCCTTTtggaaataaaagaataaagtttATTTGGGAGAAAGTAAAACAAAGAAATCTAGTAAATTAGGCTTCTTCTAGCTGGTTTTTGTTACCATTCAAATTTCCCaaaaaacaatttgttttatagcaatttttcataaaattatttcatgGTATGTGTGTGCTTCCGTTagaaaccaaaaagaaaaaataatagaaagattCTTATGGAATAGGAtgaaaagaacaagaagaaggagagaaatCTCTTCTCCTACTCTTTACATCCTAACAGCTTCCGTCTTTTGGAGGGAGGTTGCACTATTCTTTACCACTAGATAGGTGGGAGAAAGTTCTGAGTTGATGCTGGTGAAATTGAAGACCAGTGACTCCAAACAATACACATGATGAAGAGCTCGTTAAACAAGGTCAGGGCTCAGGTATGAACAACTATTGGTGAGATTGAGGATTCACATGGAGGTTTTAGGTGAAAAGCAACTGGAGATGTCACAAACATACACGAGACTTGGTATTCTTGAGGTAGACAATCAATTAGCTTGGACCACCTTCAATGTCTAGCTGGCATTCATGAAATGCTTGACCATCTTGTTTGAGCTAATAAGAAACGAGGATTTAGTGGTCCTCGAACAGCTGGAAAAGACTAGAGCAGAAGGGCAGTAAAAACATGGGAAGGAGAAGTGGTGTTGAtcagatgaaaagaaaaatatgcagATACATGAAATATAAAgcattattttgtttgtttgaaaattgtgttcagtaaatcaatttaaaacatatataatgaaCAAGGGAAAAAAAGGCTTTCCCCAACATGTCTCATGAAAACCATGAGGAgctttgataaaacaaaaacagaaaatgaaCTTCAGAACATGGCTTCCAACATACCATAAACAGAACAATATTCTATACCTGGAGGGAAGGATGAATAGCAGAACCATCCCTAGACAAAAATCTAAAGCAGCAATATTCAACCAAATTACGGGCATCATTATATACAGATTCAGGCACTAGAGCTCCAAATATTTTCTGCATTTTCTTCCCAGTCAATCCATTCATCCTgcatatcttatttttaaaaggtcaaataataatttttatatcagtTTGATAGACATGAAGCAAGCAAGAAACACAAAAAAGACAAGACCCTTGTTAATGGTGCTTCATAGGATCCAATTTTccattcaaactaaattaaaatacgCAAACACATGCCAATTGATTGATAATAGCACATAATCTCACATGGCAACAGCCCTCCCTGTTAAGATCAGAGGTGGGCGTGCTTGATGTTGTGGGTCCATTCCTCCACAATCCCCTGGGAATTCAGACTTCATTGAAGTTGAGAAATAAACATCCAGAATTCcgaataaagataaaaataatttggttTCTTAGACAAATTTGAGTACAAACACGGTTTCTCTTCTCCCCAAACAGAAAGGAATGACTGTCTAACATCTTAAGTCCCTTTCAGAAGTCTGCAACACTACCAATAGATCACTAGAACTATGACAGCACAACAAATAACTGTCTAATCCAAAATTAATACGAAAATAACTGTGTAATACATAACTATAATAGATCAGAGTTTGTCCGATAAGACATTCTATATAACccagaaaataaaagtaatatgcaTCCTAATAGGAGAGCTGTTTAGCTACACATTtagtaaaaatgataaattgaaaattacattCTTGAATATCTCACTCATAGCTAGCAAGAACCACATTTCTTATTTTTGGATTAAGGAAAACAATTTAAGAAACTACTGAAATTATCAGAACCAATATCTAATCATTTTAAggcaaaagaaaaggaagagcaGAAAATATACATTATGAATTGTATTCTCTTATTGCACtatttttttctgtaatttttagaataaataattttgccATGAATTCCAATTGCAAAAGTAAAAACATTTCATAGAGCACTTCAGTTATATACTCTGATCTTGAATTTGCTAATGTATAACCTTTTTTATTCATGCACTTCAGCTATATACTTTAGTCTAGAATTTGTTAATGTATAATCCTTTTGATGAATGCATTGACCCAATGACCAAATAAAAGATTTCACCCAAAATATAATGAGTTAAGTGCATTCACCTGCTGAATTGTTCAATGCAAATTACAGCGGCTAGAGAAAGAACCCCACTTGGCGTTCTGCGGTCAATTGTCTGCTCTATCCTAAATATGTCTTCCATGAATTGTAATCCAAAATCATTTACAGGACCAGGCTTCTTACTTTGACCAGGTTTTGCACGTGGAAAAGTCACTTCATTCAAAAAATTTTGGGTCCTTGACATCAATACATTCAATCTTTCTTGAATAGAACCTTTGAAAAGGAAATCGGAAGTTTGATAATTCAAATAAACAGCCAGAATGAGAGGCACATAAAGAAATACACTATAAATTTAGAGATGGTATATCCTTTTAACCTCGTCCTAGTTtcacaaacttaaaaaaaaaaggaaaaacatttaatattgaGAATTGGAAAATAAGCTGATTTATGATGATAACTTAGATACTAGAAGCTAAAATACCAAGTAATCACATGCAACAAGCAAACAGCTCAGCACAAGGTTATCAAGTGGAGATTCAAAATGTGAATTGTCAAACTAGCTTTTGAATCTTGAGTCATAACTTGAACTGAATGATAAGATTCAAAgacaatgaaaaataacatcaaatatatcacaGATTATACATACTGCtcagtaaaataattttgaactaGAAATAGACCTTATATCTAAGTTTGTAAACTTGGTAAAGGCTCTACTTTGAAAGAATGGAAACCAACAACGAATAGCCAATTAGAGTGCATAAATTGAATGAGTAAAATGACATATAAAGTAGTGGAATAACCAAATAAGATTAGTTCAAAAGTGTTGTTTCattcctttttcattttaacaatttaaactttcatgaaatttggtaaaagaaaaaggaaagaaagacaATTGTTGAACTGTATGATTCACCGATTACTTCGTGTACAGTAAGATTGAAAGTCGTTTGAGATTCATATTATGATACAAATGGATATGCAGCAAAGTTGCATCGA
Protein-coding sequences here:
- the LOC108342983 gene encoding uncharacterized protein LOC108342983 isoform X1, giving the protein MMGSKFPMTQMGTSPRYTISTHTGFFTYKYSRRVFSEQKFPFKFVPQSLGDKWKLNDISTGSIQERLNVLMSRTQNFLNEVTFPRAKPGQSKKPGPVNDFGLQFMEDIFRIEQTIDRRTPSGVLSLAAVICIEQFSRGLWRNGPTTSSTPTSDLNREGCCHICRMNGLTGKKMQKIFGALVPESVYNDARNLVEYCCFRFLSRDGSAIHPSLQDPAFQRLIFITMVAWDNPYTDNLSSNAEKTSLQQNKLVTEEAFIRIAPAISGVVDHPTVHNLFKALAGNQEGISVTSWLNYINEFIKVRQKQISHQIPEFPQLSQERILCTSSNSKRPVLKWENNMAWPGKLTLTDKAIYFETVSILGEKRAMRLDLTTNGLQVEKAKVGPLGSSLFDSAVSVSSGSETKWVLEFIDLGGEMRRDVWHALINEVITLHRFIREYGPDEYDESLFNVYGARKGSDRATSSAINGIARLQALQYLRKLLDNPTKLVQFSYLQNAPHGDIVLQTLAVNYWGGPLITGFVNTRNQSETRPSDEIADSRNHVFDIDGSIYLQKWMKSPSWGSSTSTNFWKNTSVKGLILSKNLVVADLSFTERAAKISRLKYHVVEKTQATIDAATLQGIPSNIDLFKELMFPFAMIVKNFEKLRHWEEPHLTIAFLGLTYTILYRNLVSYVFPMMLMILAVGMLTIRALKEQGRLGRSFGEVTIRDQPPSNTIQKIIAVKDAMRDVEDFMQQVNVALLKIRSVLLSGHPQITTEIAMVLISSATILLIVPFKYIFSFLLLDMFTRELEFRREMAQKFIKILRERWHAVPAAPVSILPFQNEEARSEIYLKEIEDQSKSQGNQGSGKSRVSISASAAILVSVKDITGTAASNNFVTLL
- the LOC108342983 gene encoding uncharacterized protein LOC108342983 isoform X3 is translated as MMGSKFPMTQMGTSPRYTISTHTGFFTYKYSRRVFSEQKFPFKFVPQSLGDKWKLNDISTGSIQERLNVLMSRTQNFLNEVTFPRAKPGQSKKPGPVNDFGLQFMEDIFRIEQTIDRRTPSGVLSLAAVICIEQFSRGLWRNGPTTSSTPTSDLNREGCCHICRMNGLTGKKMQKIFGALVPESVYNDARNLVEYCCFRFLSRDGSAIHPSLQDPAFQRLIFITMVAWDNPYTDNLSSNAEKTSLQQNKLVTEEAFIRIAPAISGVVDHPTVHNLFKALAGNQEGISVTSWLNYINEFIKVRQKQISHQIPEFPQLSQERILCTSSNSKRPVLKWENNMAWPGKLTLTDKAIYFETVSILGEKRAMRLDLTTNGLQVEKAKVGPLGSSLFDSAVSVSSGSETKWVLEFIDLGGEMRRDVWHALINEVITLHRFIREYGPDEYDESLFNVYGARKGSDRATSSAINGIARLQALQYLRKLLDNPTKLVQFSYLQNAPHGDIVLQTLAVNYWGGPLITGFVNTRNQSETRPSDEIADSRNHVFDIDGSIYLQKWMKSPSWGSSTSTNFWKNTSVKGLILSKNLVVADLSFTERAAKISRLKYHVVEKTQATIDAATLQGIPSNIDLFKELMFPFAMIVKNFEKLRHWEEPHLTIAFLGLTYTILYRNLVSYVFPMMLMILAVGMLTIRALKEQGRLGRSFGEVTIRDQPPSNTIQKIIAVKDAMRDVEDFMQQVNVALLKIRSVLLSGHPQITTEIAMVLISSATILLIVPFKYIFSFLLLDMFTRELEFRREMAQKFIKILRERWHAVPAAPVSILPFQNEEARSEIYLKEIEDQSKSQGNQGSGKSRLTKDGDYKSEEVTR
- the LOC108342983 gene encoding uncharacterized protein LOC108342983 isoform X4, giving the protein MMGSKFPMTQMGTSPRYTISTHTGFFTYKYSRRVFSEQKFPFKFVPQSLGDKWKLNDISTGSIQERLNVLMSRTQNFLNEVTFPRAKPGQSKKPGPVNDFGLQFMEDIFRIEQTIDRRTPSGVLSLAAVICIEQFSRGLWRNGPTTSSTPTSDLNREGCCHICRMNGLTGKKMQKIFGALVPESVYNDARNLVEYCCFRFLSRDGSAIHPSLQDPAFQRLIFITMVAWDNPYTDNLSSNAEKTSLQQNKLVTEEAFIRIAPAISGVVDHPTVHNLFKALAGNQEGISVTSWLNYINEFIKVRQKQISHQIPEFPQLSQERILCTSSNSKRPVLKWENNMAWPGKLTLTDKAIYFETVSILGEKRAMRLDLTTNGLQVEKAKVGPLGSSLFDSAVSVSSGSETKWVLEFIDLGGEMRRDVWHALINEVITLHRFIREYGPDEYDESLFNVYGARKGSDRATSSAINGIARLQALQYLRKLLDNPTKLVQFSYLQNAPHGDIVLQTLAVNYWGGPLITGFVNTRNQSETRPSDEIADSRNHVFDIDGSIYLQKWMKSPSWGSSTSTNFWKNTSVKGLILSKNLVVADLSFTERAAKISRLKYHVVEKTQATIDAATLQGIPSNIDLFKELMFPFAMIVKNFEKLRHWEEPHLTIAFLGLTYTILYRNLVSYVFPMMLMILAVGMLTIRALKEQGRLGRSFGEVTIRDQPPSNTIQKIIAVKDAMRDVEDFMQQVNVALLKIRSVLLSGHPQITTEIAMVLISSATILLIVPFKYIFSFLLLDMFTRELEFRREMAQKFIKILRERWHAVPAAPVSILPFQNEEARSEIYLKEIEDQSKSQGNQGSGKSRTNLFKHG
- the LOC108342983 gene encoding uncharacterized protein LOC108342983 isoform X5, which produces MMGSKFPMTQMGTSPRYTISTHTGFFTYKYSRRVFSEQKFPFKFVPQSLGDKWKLNDISTGSIQERLNVLMSRTQNFLNEVTFPRAKPGQSKKPGPVNDFGLQFMEDIFRIEQTIDRRTPSGVLSLAAVICIEQFSRMNGLTGKKMQKIFGALVPESVYNDARNLVEYCCFRFLSRDGSAIHPSLQDPAFQRLIFITMVAWDNPYTDNLSSNAEKTSLQQNKLVTEEAFIRIAPAISGVVDHPTVHNLFKALAGNQEGISVTSWLNYINEFIKVRQKQISHQIPEFPQLSQERILCTSSNSKRPVLKWENNMAWPGKLTLTDKAIYFETVSILGEKRAMRLDLTTNGLQVEKAKVGPLGSSLFDSAVSVSSGSETKWVLEFIDLGGEMRRDVWHALINEVITLHRFIREYGPDEYDESLFNVYGARKGSDRATSSAINGIARLQALQYLRKLLDNPTKLVQFSYLQNAPHGDIVLQTLAVNYWGGPLITGFVNTRNQSETRPSDEIADSRNHVFDIDGSIYLQKWMKSPSWGSSTSTNFWKNTSVKGLILSKNLVVADLSFTERAAKISRLKYHVVEKTQATIDAATLQGIPSNIDLFKELMFPFAMIVKNFEKLRHWEEPHLTIAFLGLTYTILYRNLVSYVFPMMLMILAVGMLTIRALKEQGRLGRSFGEVTIRDQPPSNTIQKIIAVKDAMRDVEDFMQQVNVALLKIRSVLLSGHPQITTEIAMVLISSATILLIVPFKYIFSFLLLDMFTRELEFRREMAQKFIKILRERWHAVPAAPVSILPFQNEEARSEIYLKEIEDQSKSQGNQGSGKSRVSISASAAILVSVKDITGTAASNNFVTLL
- the LOC108342983 gene encoding uncharacterized protein LOC108342983 isoform X2: MMGSKFPMTQMGTSPRYTISTHTGFFTYKYSRRVFSEQKFPFKFVPQSLGDKWKLNDISTGSIQERLNVLMSRTQNFLNEVTFPRAKPGQSKKPGPVNDFGLQFMEDIFRIEQTIDRRTPSGVLSLAAVICIEQFSRGLWRNGPTTSSTPTSDLNREGCCHICRMNGLTGKKMQKIFGALVPESVYNDARNLVEYCCFRFLSRDGSAIHPSLQDPAFQRLIFITMVAWDNPYTDNLSSNAEKTSLQNKLVTEEAFIRIAPAISGVVDHPTVHNLFKALAGNQEGISVTSWLNYINEFIKVRQKQISHQIPEFPQLSQERILCTSSNSKRPVLKWENNMAWPGKLTLTDKAIYFETVSILGEKRAMRLDLTTNGLQVEKAKVGPLGSSLFDSAVSVSSGSETKWVLEFIDLGGEMRRDVWHALINEVITLHRFIREYGPDEYDESLFNVYGARKGSDRATSSAINGIARLQALQYLRKLLDNPTKLVQFSYLQNAPHGDIVLQTLAVNYWGGPLITGFVNTRNQSETRPSDEIADSRNHVFDIDGSIYLQKWMKSPSWGSSTSTNFWKNTSVKGLILSKNLVVADLSFTERAAKISRLKYHVVEKTQATIDAATLQGIPSNIDLFKELMFPFAMIVKNFEKLRHWEEPHLTIAFLGLTYTILYRNLVSYVFPMMLMILAVGMLTIRALKEQGRLGRSFGEVTIRDQPPSNTIQKIIAVKDAMRDVEDFMQQVNVALLKIRSVLLSGHPQITTEIAMVLISSATILLIVPFKYIFSFLLLDMFTRELEFRREMAQKFIKILRERWHAVPAAPVSILPFQNEEARSEIYLKEIEDQSKSQGNQGSGKSRVSISASAAILVSVKDITGTAASNNFVTLL
- the LOC108342983 gene encoding uncharacterized protein LOC108342983 isoform X8; translation: MDPQHQARPPLILTGRAVAMMNGLTGKKMQKIFGALVPESVYNDARNLVEYCCFRFLSRDGSAIHPSLQDPAFQRLIFITMVAWDNPYTDNLSSNAEKTSLQQNKLVTEEAFIRIAPAISGVVDHPTVHNLFKALAGNQEGISVTSWLNYINEFIKVRQKQISHQIPEFPQLSQERILCTSSNSKRPVLKWENNMAWPGKLTLTDKAIYFETVSILGEKRAMRLDLTTNGLQVEKAKVGPLGSSLFDSAVSVSSGSETKWVLEFIDLGGEMRRDVWHALINEVITLHRFIREYGPDEYDESLFNVYGARKGSDRATSSAINGIARLQALQYLRKLLDNPTKLVQFSYLQNAPHGDIVLQTLAVNYWGGPLITGFVNTRNQSETRPSDEIADSRNHVFDIDGSIYLQKWMKSPSWGSSTSTNFWKNTSVKGLILSKNLVVADLSFTERAAKISRLKYHVVEKTQATIDAATLQGIPSNIDLFKELMFPFAMIVKNFEKLRHWEEPHLTIAFLGLTYTILYRNLVSYVFPMMLMILAVGMLTIRALKEQGRLGRSFGEVTIRDQPPSNTIQKIIAVKDAMRDVEDFMQQVNVALLKIRSVLLSGHPQITTEIAMVLISSATILLIVPFKYIFSFLLLDMFTRELEFRREMAQKFIKILRERWHAVPAAPVSILPFQNEEARSEIYLKEIEDQSKSQGNQGSGKSRVSISASAAILVSVKDITGTAASNNFVTLL
- the LOC108342983 gene encoding uncharacterized protein LOC108342983 isoform X9; the encoded protein is MNGLTGKKMQKIFGALVPESVYNDARNLVEYCCFRFLSRDGSAIHPSLQDPAFQRLIFITMVAWDNPYTDNLSSNAEKTSLQQNKLVTEEAFIRIAPAISGVVDHPTVHNLFKALAGNQEGISVTSWLNYINEFIKVRQKQISHQIPEFPQLSQERILCTSSNSKRPVLKWENNMAWPGKLTLTDKAIYFETVSILGEKRAMRLDLTTNGLQVEKAKVGPLGSSLFDSAVSVSSGSETKWVLEFIDLGGEMRRDVWHALINEVITLHRFIREYGPDEYDESLFNVYGARKGSDRATSSAINGIARLQALQYLRKLLDNPTKLVQFSYLQNAPHGDIVLQTLAVNYWGGPLITGFVNTRNQSETRPSDEIADSRNHVFDIDGSIYLQKWMKSPSWGSSTSTNFWKNTSVKGLILSKNLVVADLSFTERAAKISRLKYHVVEKTQATIDAATLQGIPSNIDLFKELMFPFAMIVKNFEKLRHWEEPHLTIAFLGLTYTILYRNLVSYVFPMMLMILAVGMLTIRALKEQGRLGRSFGEVTIRDQPPSNTIQKIIAVKDAMRDVEDFMQQVNVALLKIRSVLLSGHPQITTEIAMVLISSATILLIVPFKYIFSFLLLDMFTRELEFRREMAQKFIKILRERWHAVPAAPVSILPFQNEEARSEIYLKEIEDQSKSQGNQGSGKSRVSISASAAILVSVKDITGTAASNNFVTLL
- the LOC108342983 gene encoding uncharacterized protein LOC108342983 isoform X7, translated to MKSEFPGDCGGMDPQHQARPPLILTGRAVAMMNGLTGKKMQKIFGALVPESVYNDARNLVEYCCFRFLSRDGSAIHPSLQDPAFQRLIFITMVAWDNPYTDNLSSNAEKTSLQQNKLVTEEAFIRIAPAISGVVDHPTVHNLFKALAGNQEGISVTSWLNYINEFIKVRQKQISHQIPEFPQLSQERILCTSSNSKRPVLKWENNMAWPGKLTLTDKAIYFETVSILGEKRAMRLDLTTNGLQVEKAKVGPLGSSLFDSAVSVSSGSETKWVLEFIDLGGEMRRDVWHALINEVITLHRFIREYGPDEYDESLFNVYGARKGSDRATSSAINGIARLQALQYLRKLLDNPTKLVQFSYLQNAPHGDIVLQTLAVNYWGGPLITGFVNTRNQSETRPSDEIADSRNHVFDIDGSIYLQKWMKSPSWGSSTSTNFWKNTSVKGLILSKNLVVADLSFTERAAKISRLKYHVVEKTQATIDAATLQGIPSNIDLFKELMFPFAMIVKNFEKLRHWEEPHLTIAFLGLTYTILYRNLVSYVFPMMLMILAVGMLTIRALKEQGRLGRSFGEVTIRDQPPSNTIQKIIAVKDAMRDVEDFMQQVNVALLKIRSVLLSGHPQITTEIAMVLISSATILLIVPFKYIFSFLLLDMFTRELEFRREMAQKFIKILRERWHAVPAAPVSILPFQNEEARSEIYLKEIEDQSKSQGNQGSGKSRVSISASAAILVSVKDITGTAASNNFVTLL
- the LOC108342983 gene encoding uncharacterized protein LOC108342983 isoform X6, whose translation is MMGSKFPMTQMGTSPRYTISTHTGFFTYKYSRRVFSEQKFPFKFVPQSLGDKWKLNDISTGSIQERLNVLMSRTQNFLNEVTFPRAKPGQSKKPGPVNDFGLQFMEDIFRIEQTIDRRTPSGVLSLAAVICIEQFSRMNGLTGKKMQKIFGALVPESVYNDARNLVEYCCFRFLSRDGSAIHPSLQDPAFQRLIFITMVAWDNPYTDNLSSNAEKTSLQNKLVTEEAFIRIAPAISGVVDHPTVHNLFKALAGNQEGISVTSWLNYINEFIKVRQKQISHQIPEFPQLSQERILCTSSNSKRPVLKWENNMAWPGKLTLTDKAIYFETVSILGEKRAMRLDLTTNGLQVEKAKVGPLGSSLFDSAVSVSSGSETKWVLEFIDLGGEMRRDVWHALINEVITLHRFIREYGPDEYDESLFNVYGARKGSDRATSSAINGIARLQALQYLRKLLDNPTKLVQFSYLQNAPHGDIVLQTLAVNYWGGPLITGFVNTRNQSETRPSDEIADSRNHVFDIDGSIYLQKWMKSPSWGSSTSTNFWKNTSVKGLILSKNLVVADLSFTERAAKISRLKYHVVEKTQATIDAATLQGIPSNIDLFKELMFPFAMIVKNFEKLRHWEEPHLTIAFLGLTYTILYRNLVSYVFPMMLMILAVGMLTIRALKEQGRLGRSFGEVTIRDQPPSNTIQKIIAVKDAMRDVEDFMQQVNVALLKIRSVLLSGHPQITTEIAMVLISSATILLIVPFKYIFSFLLLDMFTRELEFRREMAQKFIKILRERWHAVPAAPVSILPFQNEEARSEIYLKEIEDQSKSQGNQGSGKSRVSISASAAILVSVKDITGTAASNNFVTLL